From the genome of Aspergillus fumigatus Af293 chromosome 1, whole genome shotgun sequence, one region includes:
- a CDS encoding ankyrin repeat domain-containing protein, translated as MVTPFHKSIMKGKLEMVQLLLDHGWNVNDEDAEELTPLLLAAKEGYSSVVQVLLNHPQINLHAQDHCGSTALHAAAKEGHLEVVKLLLTEGSIDVNVKDKDGVTPLCLLLTKEDLDPNVADHQKWTPLCWAASQGDVEMVDLLLTRPEIRINGVEGEEVPPLCLAVRESHTQVVRRLLQYPGIDMDQGWGAYLPPLLAAITTGHSDVHSNGAACVREAVEHRNSVDDWGRTALWLAAHTGKSVVVERFLLDDNIQVDIGDDDGIDALNAASKRYHFDTVKLLRTHRPEHHHGVGGSRPLMASNYPVVVVIIYNSRKAQAACESARNASS; from the exons ATGGTTACTCCGTTTCATAAATCCATCATGAAGGGAAAGCT CGAGATGGTGCAACTGTTGCTCGACCATGGATGGAATGTGAACGACGAGGATGCAGAAGAGCTAACGCCATTGCTTCTGGCAGCTAAGGAAGGATATAGTTCAGTGGTCCAAGTCCTCTTGAACCACCCGCAAATCAATTTGCACGCGCAGGACCATTGCGGATCGACAGCCCTGCACGCAGCCGCTAAAGAAGGGCATTTGGAAGTggtcaagcttcttctgacCGAGGGGAGCATCGACGTCAACgtgaaggacaaggatggcGTCACCCCACTCTG CCTGCTATTAACGAAAGAGGACCTGGATCCAAATGTCGCCGACCACCAAAAGTGGACTCCACTCTGCTGGGCAGCTAGCCAAGGGGATGTGGAAATGGTTGATCTGCTCCTCACCCGGCCAGAAATCCGCATAAACGGGGTCGAGGGCGAAGAAGTTCCGCCGCTCTGTTTAGCGGTAAGAGAGAGCCATACCCAAGTAGTCCGTCGCCTGCTCCAGTACCCAGGCATTGACATGGACCAGGGATGGGGTGCCTACCTGCCACCGCTTCTGGCTGCCATCACCACAGGCCATTCCGACGTACATAGCAATGGAGCTGCTTGCGTCCGGGAAGCAGTTGAAC ACCGTAACAGTGTTGACGATTGGGGACGTACTGCGCTATGGTTGGCAGCCCATACGGGGAAGAGTGTTGTCGTGGAACGGTTCCTGTTGGACGATAATATACAGGTCGATATAGGGGACGACGACGGGATAGACGCCCTGAATGCAGCGAGTAAGCGGTATCATTTTGATACTGTCAAACTCTTACGGACTCATCGGCCAGAGCATCATCACGGTGTCGGTGGGTCTCGCCCGCTTATGGCTAGCAATTA TCCCGTCGTGGTCGTGATTATCTACAACTCCAGAAAGGCCCAAGCCGCTTGCGAATCAGCTCGCAACGCTTCTTCGTAG
- a CDS encoding putative class V chitinase: MLRVLLQCLLAAPVALGLRFAMYIDEYHTVDLPGSDRTEGITHAIMAFANSTIFNSDSPPKFVPFEPVETLRKRFGPDTKVMVAIGGWGDTKGFSEGAKDDASRARYAKNVATMIEDLGIDGVDIDWEYPGGNGGDYIEVPNGRKIDEVELYPLFLQAIREAIGPDKLLSISVPGKSADMIAFTKEQSAKIWPSVDMVNVMSYDLMNRRDKVTNHHTSVVGSLDAIKAYEEIGLDTAKINLGFAYYAKWFMTDPKSNCNEHPLGCGVLALENPDGSDKSAMAAAPGNLKVSADGTCGFSKGTKCPAGSCCSQYGYCGTGNDFCQAGCLSDYGECKGISVIDSWRRASKGGKTDEQAGGQYFWDKQASLFWTWDTPELITRKFKEIVDAEKLGGVMAWSLGEDSLSWEHLKAMQDCLRGRSIDQNSPASCA, from the exons ATGCTTAGAGTCCTTCTCCAGTGCCTCCTGGCTGCCCCAGTCGCATTGGGCTTGAGATTCGCCATGTATATAGACGA ATATCATACTGTTGATCTCCCAGGCAGTGACCGCACAGAAGGCATAACTCACGCGATCATGGCATTTGCGAATTCCACTATTTTCAACTCTGATTCTCCCCCCAAGTTCGTGCCGTTTGAGCCCGTCGAAACTTTGCGGAAGCGCTTCGGACCTGATACCAAGGTCATGGTTGCTATTGGAGGCTGGGGCGATACCAAAGGGTTCTCGGAAGGTGCAAAGGATGATGCGTCCCGGGCCCGTTATGCCAAGAATGTCGCGACCATGATCGAGGACCTAGGTATTGACGGTGTCG ATATCGACTGGGAGTATCCTGGTGGGAACGGCGGGGATTATATTGAGGTACCCAACGGCCGTAAGATCGACGAAGTCGAACTCTACCCACTCTTCCTCCAAGCAATTCGTGAAGCTATCGGTCCGGACAAGCTCCTTTCAATATCTGTCCCTGGAAAAAGCGCCGACATGATCGCGTTTACAAAGGAACAAAGTGCCAAAATCTGGCCGTCTGTGGATATGGTGAACGTGATGTCGTACGATCTGATGAACCGTCGCGATAAAGTTACGAACCACCACACAAGTGTGGTAGGGTCACTCGACGCTATCAAGGCGTATGAGGAGATCGGTCTCGACACTGCCAAGATCAACCTGGGATTCGCGTATTACGCCAAGTGGTTCATGACCGACCCCAAGTCTAACTGCAATGAACACCCACTTGGATGCGGGGTTTTGGCCCTGGAGAACCCCGATGGATCAGAC AAAAGCGCAATGGCAGCTGCTCCAGGTAACTTGAAAGTCTCCGCGGATGGAACCTGTGGCTTTTCCAAAGGGACCAAATGCCCGGCTGGTTCATGCTGCAGCCAGTATGGCTATTG CGGTACTGGCAATGACTTCTGCCAAGCAGGCTGTCTCTCGGACTATGGTGAGTGCAAGGGCATCTCGGTAATCGACTCGTGGCGCCGCGCTTCCAAGGGCGGCAAGACGGACGAGCAAGCCGGCGGGCAGTACTTCTGGGACAAGCAGGCCAGCCTTTTCTGGACTTGGGACACTCCTGAGTTGATTACTCGCAAATTCAAAGAAATAGTGGATGCAGAAAAATTGGGTGGCGTGATGGCATGGAGTCTGGGTGAGGACAGCCTGAGCTGGGAGCATTTGAAGGCTATGCAGGATTGTCTCAGAGGCCGGTCGATTGACCAGAACTCTCCTGCCTCATGTGCCTAA
- a CDS encoding ferric reductase family protein: MEFMTLYAIVAGGIFLLLVLVRIAPSFEPLAEALSRWVAKHLAYPYLLGRHRLIGPWTRLAVFFPLRMDEIGRRAGTLSLLNMALLYPFMQLGLFADVLGLSFDTCRRVHGAAAWMASALLALHIVVAMLDQQTFSLHEQNNLFAVIGAGSLVALMLFSLSLFRRLSFELFLRTHQALAAVCIYMTWRHLPSESIFPRVYLYIPLAILLLSTFVHVLLFLYRNGILPSRTYPYASVMCRKKSKNTEGSDEDPAEGAPLKIRVALPRPMHVKAGQYVNLWMPSVSFSSWLQCHPFMVTSWSPGRQDVLDLFVQARHGLTEKLRARAPLEGTASFTAFVSGPYGRSEPVGEYESVLAVASGFGIAGVVPYIKRLLYGYNTSSVRVRRVHLVWQVQTIDIAVAAEPLLNSLLDDDVLDDGYILEMSFYVEYKSKAGKGRPFGDHHRATIYNGFPDYDSIISTEASGEHIERVSNSQEERGKLLVLSELVH, translated from the exons ATGGAATTTATGACCTTGTACGCAATTGTCGCAGGCGGCATTTTCTTGCTTCTAGTTCTGGTACGAATTGCTCCGTCGTTCGAACCACTAGCAGAAGCTCTTTCCAGGTGGGTCGCGAAGCATCTTGCCTATCCATATCTCCTAGGTCGTCATCGACTTATAGGACCTTGGACTCGGCTGGctgttttctttcccttgcgTATGGA CGAAATTGGTCGGCGAGCTGGGACCTTGTCGCTTCTCAATATGGCACTTCTCTATCCCTTCATGCAGCTTGGCCTCTTCGCTGATGTCCTTGGACTTTCGTTCGACACCTGCCGCCGTGTCCATGGGGCAGCAGCATGGATGGCGTCGGCTCTTCTTGCCTTACACATCGTCGTAGCCATGCTTGACCAGCAGACGTTTTCGCTCCACGAACAAAACAACCTTTTTGCTGTTATT GGGGCTGGGTCACTAGTGGCTTTAATGCTGTTCTCGCTTTCATTATTCCGCCGTCTTTCATTCGAGCTGTTTTTGCGTACACACCAAGCCCTCGCTGCCGTGTGCATCTATATGACCTGGCGACACCTTCCCTCTGAATCGATATTCCCTCGAGTCTATCTTTATATTCCACTTGCCATACTGCTACTGTCAACTTTCGTGCATGTCCTACTATTTCTTTATCGAAACGGCATCCTTCCCTCTCGGACTTATCCTTATGCATCGGTCATGTGcaggaagaaaagcaaaaataCTGAGGGATCCGACGAAGACCCGGCTGAGGGCGCGCCATTGAAGATACGTGTAGCGCTTCCAAGGCCAATGCACGTGAAGGCTGGCCAGTATGTGAACCTCTGGATGCCCTCCGTCAGTTTCTCGTCGTGGCTCCAATGCCATCCGTTCATGGTAACGTCCTGGTCACCCGGAAGACAAGATGTTTTGGACCTGTTCGTGCAGGCCCGTCATGGCCTAACAGAGAAGCTACGAGCGCGCGCTCCTCTGGAGGGAACGGCATCATTTACGGCCTTTGTAAGCGGTCCGTATGGCAGAAGTGAGCCAGTAGGTGAGTACGAGAGCGTACTAGCAGTTGCTAGTGGCTTTGGTATTGCTGGTGTCGTTCCATACATCAAGCGACTCCTCTATGGCTACAACACGTCCTCGGTACGGGTTCGTCGCGTGCACCTGGTGTGGCAGGTGCAGACGATAG ATATTGCGGTTGCCGCTGAACCATTGTTGAACAGTCTCCTGGATGACGATGTCCTCGATGACGGCTAT ATTCTCGAGATGTCGTTCTATGTGGAGTATAAGTCAAAAGCCGGGAAAGGAAGGCCTTTCGGAGACCATCACCGGGCAACTATCTACAATGGTTTTCCAGATTACGACAGTATCATATCGACCGAAGCCTCCGGCGAACATATCGAACGAGTTTCCAACTCTCAAGAGGAAAGGGGTAAATTACTAGTACTGAGTGAGTTGGTCCACTAG